In the genome of Mytilus edulis chromosome 14, xbMytEdul2.2, whole genome shotgun sequence, the window tttgtaatgtttgatTTTCAGAAGTGAagtaataaatattaatatatatccACTGGCAATCATGGAGAAAAGAAACCCTGAAAGGCCTAATTAAATCAAAAAGTGTGTCTTTGAATAAGATACAATATAAACAcaccaataaaaaataatattttattcacaACATATGGTATCTAATCATTAATTGAAGTGGGGAACAATTTGCAAAATATACTTCGACCTCAATTCTCAGTGTTGTAGGGCTGCATGTGTGTTGCTGTTGCAGTGAAATTTATTCAGAACATAGACCATATGAAATCAAAGCTAGGGATATCTCGGTTTCTTTCAGGTCTATGAGAACGtatgtttttaacatttattCTATACATAGAATAAGCTATACATGCATGAGgtagttaataaaattgagaatggaaatggggaatgtgtcaaagagacaacaacccgaccaaataaaaaacaacagcagagggtcaccaacaggtcttcaatgtagcgagaaattcccgcacccggaggcgtccttcagctggcccctaaacaaatatatactagtccagtgattatgaacgccatactaatttccaaattgtacacaagaaactaaaattaaaataatacaagactgacaaaggccagaggctcctgacttgggacaggcgcaaaaatgcggcggggttaaacatgtttgtgagatctcaaccctccccctatacctctaaccaatgtagtaaagtaaacgcataacaatacgcacattaaaattcagttcaagagaaatcagtgtctgatgtcagaagatgtaaccaaaaaaaataaacaaaatgacaataatacataaaaagcaacagactactagcagttaactgacatgccagctccagacttcaattaaactgactgaaagattatgatctcatcatatgaaaatcaggcacaatccttcctgttaggggtttagtatcatatcatcataacatatatgtgaacataacccgtgtcatgccaacaactgtttttagaataaatgtgtttagttccgatgcaaagaccttatcagtgactcaatattaacgccaaaatatgcaatctttaatgacttgacaacagtaacGTAATTATATCcattcttaataagtctattcaaaggttttgtaagtttctgaggtgaatactgacacttttgtgctttataaagaatattaccataaaaaattggatgtgaaatacctgaacgtattagaagtctgcatgttgagctatattaacgaatgatgtctttataccgatgataaaatttagtaaatgttttgactagtttgtgatatctaaaaccctggtgtaataatttttcagtaatacataaatttctctcattaaaatctaaaacattgttacatatacgagcgaatcgtacaagttgagatatataaacaccgtaagatggtgacaagggaacgtcaccatctaaaaacggataattaacgataggaaatgaaaaatcatcccttttatcataaattttagtattcagctttccattagtgatatagatatcaagatcgagaaaagggcagtggtcattgttagtattagctttatttaaagtaagttcaacaggataaatttcattaatatacatactgaagtcgtcattattgagagccaaaatatcatccaaatatctaaaagtattattaaatttgtttatcagatgtgcattatccagattttAGCACAGTTACATgtagaacaaagagattttacccatgtcatgtgCTAATGATTTTTAATGCACatttactttcatatttgaaaaatcctctAGGGCCAAAATATAGGATCTACTTCCCTTCCAAAACATCTGAGATCATCCAAGGTTTTGTTGAgtttcgtgttgctaagttttttgttttatatgttgtttttcgctatggctgtgtgggtttgttttcgacctttgagtttgattgttcctttggtatttttgTTCCTCCTTGCAAAAGTACTTACACGTGCTGTACATGGAGGAATTTgtttacagtataaaataaataatgacaatATCTTTTTGCAGAAGCAaagttatgagagttaatcagaGCTGCACACATTTTTAGAGAATCGTTAAGCAGTCATGTATACTCGTGTCTGGCCGAGCAGAGATCGGAGAGTGATCGAATGTGGTCACGTAGAGATTGGGCATTGATCGAGTGGGTCTGGGATGAAACACACAAAGCAGTCGCAGTGATCATgaagcgatcgggcattggtttttcgaaaaaatcaaagttttgtaaacaggaaatttaagaaaatgaccacataattgattttcatgtcatcaccgaaatgctgactaccgggctggtgataccctcggggacgaaacgtccaccagcagtggcatcgacccagtggtgtaaatggttatcaaaggtaccaggattataatttagtacgccagacgcgcgtttcgtctacataagactcatcagtgacgctcatttcgaaatagttataatgccaaacaagtacaaaattgaagagcaatgaggatccaaaattcaaaaagttgtgccaaatacggctaaggtaatctatgcttgggataagaaaatccttagtttttcgaaaaatttaaagttttgtaaacagaaaatttataaaaatgaccacataattgattttcatgtcaacaccgaagtgctgactaccgggctggtgataccctcggggatttttatttcaaaatgtacgTTTCTGTTGAAAAAATTAGTGTTCCATGCAGCTTTGTTAGTGATCTATGTAACATTTGTAACTCAAATTCTGAATCGAGATGAATTTGTGttactaatttttatagtttgtccatatgttgtactgttgtaCCACTGTCCATGGTTAGAGGAGGATTGAGCGCTCACAAAAATTTTCAACCCCGCCACATGCTTTAtcatgtgcctgtccaaagtcaggtgccgttcagtggttgtcgttggttcatgtttgtcatttttgcttttcgtaaattgttttgttaataaTTATGCAGTAAGtattctcaattgaattgtttcatatgttCATGTCGAGGCCTTTTGATGGCCTAACATACGGCATGGGTTTTCACTTTATTGAAGGCGACGTAGGGTTGTCTAGTATTGCTTACATtcaattcatttgaactttggtggatacatgtatgtgtctcattggcaatcataccacacctccttacaaatgttttaatgttaCAGCGGGGTCACCACATTAAACTTGTCTAATCCTTCTCGAATGACTGATTTCAAATCTATTGTTATATATCACAGTGTGACCACAGCACCTATACACCTTACACTTGCAGATCAGTGTGCATTTTTCACTAATGTTTTCTGAATTATTTGCACATGCAACTGTATTGGTCTCCGATGATTCTGCGTTTTGATTCTCAACAGTCGCCAACCAATATATGCATTAGACACGAAGAACTGAAGGTGatactgttttgaattttatttcccCTTTCTAATTCCTAAGGATGTAAGTTTTGTTTGGTAAAAGGTTCATCGGCAATGAATTTCAGGAAATATTTCGGAATTTTTTTTCAATGACTTTGAGACATGTTTGTAATGCAACTCTATTTTTTTAGTTCATGAGTCCGTTGGTTATATCTCTAAAGCTGgccaatataacatgtataatataactATTGTTTGATTTCCCGTTATATCAGACTGAGGTTTATGCAATTTTGGGGTAATGCATACTTTATCGTATAAACAAAGTGGATGAAGAGTTTTGACATATAAGTTAGAACTGAACTAATTCCCTGTTATTATAACATAAATATGCATATAAATTCGAagaataaacattatatatatgtgGTGCTTCTAATCTAAGTACAGGGTTCAGGTCAACAATCAAAATACCTGTACTTTCACAACATTTAGTAAACACGATAGTTACGATATGGTACACTATGGTACGCACGAAAACGTGATTGTTTAGCACTAACCAAACCAGGAAATAATATACAATTGTTTGAACAGTTGCATGAGAGTATGTCGTCATTCAATATATATACCTAGAATCATTCGAAAATGTATGACGAAAGTTTATATGGGTTTAATAGCAAAAATGGTATATTTCCAGGAGTGTTTCTAGTTATTGAAAAGAATATTTAACAATATGTGTATATATGGATGAGATGAATCCATGCCTTTCACTTTCTATAATTAGTCACTACAAACTAATGGATTTGATGtacacaaaaaaactaaatttaaaataacaacaacaataaaaacaaaaacaacaacataaacataaacataaacataaacaatatatatagaaaCAAGAAAACAAGACCTTATGAATTCAAGACTTTCCACACGAACATCTGTGTTTCTTAGTAATTGTGTTAAAGATCTAGCGTTTGAAAATCCAAATATGCAGTATGTTATTGAAATCAATATCGCAAAATACAtaagattttgtaaaattttgaatcGAGGGACATGACATAATTTGTGTCTGAAAGAGAGACTGCAAAACTGTTTATCTATAATGTAACGTGATAGGTTTCAAAGTTGTGTAGCAATACCCCAAACTAGACGGGCAATAACTACTATAAACAGTCAAATTCTCAGGAGGATTTAAGCCATATAAACCTATTTGTAGATATTGTATTGCTGATTATTTGAGcaatatttttaaagtattactaaataaatgttatttcaactgatcggacggagcttatgttttaatttgcataaggacagtccattgaagatgtgtgtgataaggatgtttgccgttataattattattgaattctaaTCATTCATCAGTGTCACCATacgcatatacaaaagaactgagtcTATTatatgggacgaataactggacacttcattgatgagtgtATCTTCAACCCCCTGTCTATAGATAGACTGATCTTAAAAACGCGAACTTATTAAACCCCTCCCAGTCAAGTTAAAAAAATCTAGTAATAACTCCTTATTAACTTAAGTTTTCGCAAATGCGtttaaaattagttgaaaaaaaaaacgaatctCAAAGTAATGAACTGAACAATGTTTCTATCAAGATCAACTTTTGTTTAATGAAAtggtatgatacatgtataaggtagttcagattaaaaaaaaatgcatctagGTCAGACTAGAATGTATATGGAATGCAACATCATTAGTTTCTGTATCTAAACTAACAGTGCGATCTGCAAAATAAgataaattattataattatagtaATATAAAAGTGACTTCAAATTGGTAACGTATTCCTTAATAATTATTTGTACTCATTCCTCATTTCTTGGTCAATATTAAtcgttattttttgtttactttcaatAATATTCTTTTCTTCGATCGTTCTTTTCTTAAATTTCAGCGacattttgtttatatgttttgaaaGAGTCGGTTGTGCCAATCACAAATGAACCTATTTCAGAGCAAATCTATGTTTTCCGTCTCAATGTTAGACTATCGGAATTAAAATGTACTCTTTtgtgtttttatacattttttgttcctctatcttttgtaagttttttttaagtatttcgAGGCGAGTTAACAAATACCCTTTAGCACATATGTTTACCAACGATCTCCATTCTGCACTGATAGCCTGTTACTTATCCAATACCGATTCGTTTTTAATATGATGTTCCTTTTTGAAACTTGTAAATTCTTACAGTTAAAATATTAAAGCATGCAATCCAAGAGTTTAAATGGCTTACTTGCCAACTTTGTTTGGTTGTTTGCTCATGCATTGTATATGAAGATTGACACCCTAATTCAATGGCTAGGTGGATTATAAAAGTTTGTTTACTATATACGAAGGTTTGATTAGTCAATGCATATTAAATTTGTTTCCAATATAATATCCATTGTCCAATCaactcttttttatatagtaaacAAACTGTTGCTCCGCCTCTCCGTTGAATTTaggtgtcaatcttaattacaatgcatGAACAAACAACCAAACAAAGTTGGAACGTAAGGCATTTAAACTCTTCGAttgcatgttttaatattttaactgTAAGCTTTTTCTTTTCTTGACGCTGTTATATGTAGAATGTGGTGCAAATACCCTGATGGTGTGAAATTATTCCCGGTCTCCATTTTAACTTTATACTCTGCTATTAATCCGACGctaattatttgatttgatatgCTGCTCTTTCTTAAACGTTTCATATTCTAGATGCTTTCTATTCCTTTTTTGTCTCTGTTTTCAtttattggttaataaaattatcaaattggCGCGTATATAACAGTTTCCGCACACAAATTAacccctgttacttattcgtatCTTATTCGCTATTAACATGTTAGAATAGAGAACTTCTACAAAAGTAAATAATTTCTATTACATACAGCAAACATGTGTTAAAGAATCATAAACTTACAGTCATATAATTTCTTCCTTTTACATATAACATATATAGTACAGACAAGTAGTACTAAAACGAAAAGGAAAGCTGATATTGCAACAAATCCCATATCTGAGACCTGTGAGCCATTTTCTGCTGAAAGTAGAAACAATACATATTTTTACCAAACAACCAAGAATTCACAGTAACACTCAGAATAGACGATATACCACAACGAAAGAAAGATGATACGAAGGGGCTGTCGAAAACCATTAGTCCAACAAAAACAGACAACAATATGAcccaagaaaaaaaacccagtgtACTCGAACCCAAACAAAAACCAGTGGGCATCCATCGTTTAAACTGTACTGTTTAAGTTAACGGAAGCTTTTGCGTTGAACATGAAAATTAAATGCTTATTGTCTGGAATAATTTTGATAATGAGGTCTATTTTAATTATGACACTGCTTGGGAGTTCTAACAATTGTCAATTAAGACATCACTGTACTTAGGGGTAGGGGAtaaataaaggaaccaaaagagtaaataaaatatgtaggtcaatgtgcttggtttcgagatattagccattaaaAGTTTGGTgggaaatgttctctcttgaattttcatacctttatcattgacaagtttaggTTCTCAAAAACTACTAAAAAACAAAGATTGTATAAGATtgttacagatggcttataattatacctgtaaaagatttataaaaagaaaaatgggggtcatgGGCATTTGTTAAAggtattcaaatgaaaaaaaaacccagataattccgaaaatctgacacgTAGGAGAGTACTTACATTGACATGGTTTCAATTTTCGAACTGGATAGTTAAATGATCTATTATGCTTTGAGCTGACAATACAATCAACTGACAAATTGTCTCCACAGTACTTGACTTCTTTACTACTCTCATAATAAAATGTAACGTTGTACAAAAATCCAAGTTTTTGTTCTGTAATCACTGAAAAATTAAACcagattttctaaaaaaaaaaaagaaaaattgaaaaataacattaatacatttttttttactgttaataCTTTTACATCTTAACAAGTATTACTAATATCTAAATTgccttctttaatttttttttatcccttattgtTTTTCACTATTACGTCTTCGAAAAGACTTCGTCTATTTCTTGATTCAGGAACAGTCCGACTATTTTCTTTGAAGCTAAAATGGTACAATTGTTATTGCACAAGATCTCCATTTCGACAACAAGCATTGagaaaaaattaaacacaaatgcCGAAGAGAAGAACgaacaaaaaggtaataaaagtATAGCTTAATACGGACAAGTAGTTAGAGCATGGAATCAAagcatagttttttttaaatacttttcaaaatttcaaaacataaaattcttatcaaacaattCAATGAATCAAATGTGGTATCGAATCAGTTCTGTTGATATATTTGACTTGTTTCATCATTCATATTATGCATACGTTATACAGGTGCTTATAACAAAGGAACAACAGCTAGCATGATTATGATCCTTAATTAAAATGTTCGCTATATAAATGATACACTCTTACCAAACAGGCAAAGTTTTTGTGACTATATTAATAAAAAACATGTGGTATcatatgagtgccaatcagacaactctccatgcaagtcAGAATGtatatgaaaacatatgaaagCTCTGACACTGCTGTTAAAAACACATTTGTACGACAACAGAGATGATTTAACTTTTCCAAATCATCGAGCAAACTCCTAAGTAAAGCAGACAAAATGTTCgcactaagtcaggaatctgatgtacagtagttgtcgtttgtttatgtaatttatacgtgtttctcgtttctcgtttttttatatagattagaccgttggttttcccgtttgaatggttttacactagtaattttctggccctttatagtttgttgttcggtgtaagccaaggctccgtgttgaaggccgtacattgacgtataatggtttacttttttgaattgttatttggatggagagttgtctcattggcactaacaccacatcttcctatatacaCCGtggcaaaaacaaaaataaccatgtttaaaaacaaggataaacaaaacaaaaatacattaaaCTAAATAATTAAAGCTGCAAAATCATTTAAAGCGCTTTATAGATGATATACTCTTACTAGCCTGCATATGAAATAAATGTATGTCAGTTTGTAAGATTTTCCAAAACTTGAGTAACTATATTGAATAGCTTTGTAGGGAAAGGGGTGTTGTTTACAGTGTTTTGTACAATGTAGACCCCGTAatcttttcgtcatttttgtattGTAGAGACTAAATCTAAAACTTTAGGCAATTGAAGATTGACCGATAACCTGTTGTGTGGGTTATTGCCAGTTGTGTTCATGTTTTGTTCAAGATATATTATTTTGAACTATTTTAAGCGACATCGGTAAGGGATTCTTTTCGGACATCATcatacaacaatatatatatattcttatttgCATATCTTGTTCACCTTTGGCATTTCTCATAATATAGATGTCTTCGCATCTATTTTACCTTTTGCTTGTGATTAATGGTTCAAATTTCAAGATAGTGGAAGACGTAACGGAAGATTTTGGGATGCAAAGTTTTGTGGTTTATTGGTACTATAGGGACATTTGTTATAATTTGTCTATAGGGACCAATAGGAACAATTGAAAGACTGTTCAACCTTTTAAATATGTTGATTCTTATCTTTGAACAACAGTTTTCAAATCTCATTGGATTATACTTTGCTCAAAGATTTGACCTCAgacaaattataacaaatatacaGATGACTCGCAAACTTGTTGtttgaaaaatttgatcaaaacTGAATATATCGAAAATCAACGCAAACTAGATTTTATATGGACTAATTCAAAATCCGAATTATAATTTCCAAATTCTGAGTAATCTACTGAACTCAGAAACATTTTAACTGAGGAAAACACCCCTTTCCTTTGCTGGTGCATAATGACCATAGTCGTAAAATGATGAATGATTTAGTTGTAAAGGAagaacaaaacttcatattcaGTTCTATAAAATCGAAGCGATTTTCTTGATTTACTTTCATTAGTAACACTCAAAGTAGAATATTCTAAGGCTGTTATGTACAAGAATCGAAAACAACCGCAAAGCAATATGGCGAAAAAAGACCTACAGGGTATTAGTCTCTGAGGATATCACCAGCTTAGTACTAAGTACTTCCATAATGACGAGATTGATATTATACtatggatttattattattcgttggataccaattttcatggatgtcgtgggaacaggtgaaccacgaaattaaatgttcaacgaataccAAATATTCCATAGGCGTGTATGCATACTTCGGCAagaccacgaaattaaatatgcACGAACttgtaagttttcctcaatccacgaaaattggcacccacgaaaataaatgaatccacaatacaTATATGTATGTTTATGATTCAGAAATTATTAAGGAGCTAACGTTTGAACTCCATCAGTCAAgattggactttttttttatagtagagAAAGAAACAATACACAAAAGAAACCCACAAATAATTATTACCCCGGTAGTGATACGACATGTTGGCTTTGGATAAACACGTTCAATATTGAAATGCATTCTGTAGCTACCATTGGTACTTTCTAAAAACTTTGTTGTTCTTCTTGTAGGCATATCTTCAAGTACATGTAGAATAGAATAAAATAAGATATCAAAACAATGATTACGCAGAACATTAATATAATAAATGCCgattactacatgtacaagtatataaataataataataaaaaagaaagaatatgcACTACATATATTTGAATCTTCCATGATCATGCATATCGTAAAAATGCAAAGCAAGACAAATAAAAATGCGCATCTTTCATAAGAATCTATATATGCTTCTATTACGCGTATACCATCCGTTTACATAATTAAACCAAACGTTTGTTTATGACTACACATAATGAgtagttatttgattataacttagaacaataatttgtaaaattgaaaaaaagtcgaAACTCATATGATTAAAGTGATATACATGCCTATCAACACTATTGTAACCAAATATAACAACTGCCGTATTCATGGAAATTGCAAATTTAATGGTTATCAGAGTTCCATAAatcttaattatttattttgatcaCATCTTTATATACCTATTGCACCAACAATCTCTGTATCTCCGTCATATCAAAAGACTTACAATACTTTTTTGAAAACTTTTGAAAGTAATAATTAACAGTAAGGTTAAAAAATCACACAAACTTACACACAAAGTTGCTTTCATtcacttttaagattttttcgtCAAACATTGTCCCAACTCTACATGTATATGGAGAATTCAGATTAATCATAGatgtataattaaaataaattttaaatgaatttggaGGTTCtaaaatttctgtgtaatttgaagGGCAGGTTGACACACCATTGAAAGTGAATAATCTATTATTGATTTCTCCTGTCCATTGTCTACTCTTGTCCGCTGGTATATGATCCATACCCACGATAGAACATTGTAATATCAAAGGTTTTCCCAGTTCAATGACCTCTTGTCCAAGCTGCCAAAATACTGAAAACGTAATATTGTCCATGAAAAAATTGCACTATAAGGGAGAAGCATAATTATAATGTTAAGGTTTCTATCGCTGTCTAACAAAAGCAACGAATACATGTTATATCGACAGTCATGAATTCGTATCGTTCTTTGAGCATTAAACAAGAACGAtgtgaaattttgttttcaaccttttctttttttgaatacAAAGCCAGAACAAACAAGTGGAAGTCGATATTCTCGATCCCGTCTAATAATGATGatatatataaagaatgaaaTAGCGAACACTTATAAGTTCCCTTTTTTCCCTTTATGTCTGACATATTTAGACAAGATTTCTATTTTAAGACCTTTTTCGCTGAATCGAAAGTAGATTGCTATATTCAATTAAAATACCAACAGAATAAAGTTAATGTAACAAAGAAAATGTAGTCGAAGAAGACAAACTCATGTCAACATAATTGtaatttttcagtaaaatgatGATGTGTTTTTGTCCTCTTCACAATCACATTGTGTTAAGTAAACAcgaatcaatcaatcattatttGGAATATTCGCTAGGTACAGTTGCTCTGAATTGATAAGTTATGCTCGTGGATATTCTCACTATACAGACTTCTTAAACAGgagtgctccttacgcagaaactgctccaataTACTTATTAGgaggaaaaattaaaaatgacCATTCGTAAATTTATGGACACTTTTATGAATTTGTTGACCTATACGATGTGTCTGTATATACACTGACTCACAACAATTTAaccacgtcttagattgtggtttgaCATCTATGTCGTCGTTCTGCTAAGTGCCGAACGTGACC includes:
- the LOC139502397 gene encoding uncharacterized protein, producing MDNITFSVFWQLGQEVIELGKPLILQCSIVGMDHIPADKSRQWTGEINNRLFTFNGVSTCPSNYTEILEPPNSFKIYFNYTSMINLNSPYTCRVGTMFDEKILKVNESNFVYMPTRRTTKFLESTNGSYRMHFNIERVYPKPTCRITTGKIWFNFSVITEQKLGFLYNVTFYYESSKEVKYCGDNLSVDCIVSSKHNRSFNYPVRKLKPCQSENGSQVSDMGFVAISAFLFVLVLLVCTIYVICKRKKLYDYRTVSLDTETNDVAFHIHSSLT